A genomic segment from Corylus avellana chromosome ca5, CavTom2PMs-1.0 encodes:
- the LOC132182708 gene encoding uncharacterized protein LOC132182708: MAKTNKYASINFNHIYEKTPSTHPNHTANNNNKPTKNSSSSSSPSYSAISSPKTHGRMLVLTRPTPTPTPIPTTTTPPPKSPSLQTQPQRSHQIPGQTPSESGSDHISLRPLGHTGTSSPVLSPVPSLEKEKQVVSPALSPKPGKFVPPHLRPGFVGKEERSVPEVGRGRDSGRNNFGSPVQYVEDGRPKSGGGYDRIRREGESDQGMVNRPRSSGNLPSSTG, encoded by the coding sequence ATGGCAAAAACCAACAAGTACGCCTCCATCAACTTCAACCACATCTACGAGAAAACCCCTTCCACCCATCCCAACCACACcgccaacaacaacaacaaacccaccaagaattcttcttcttcctcttcgcCCTCTTATTCTGCAATCTCATCACCCAAAACCCATGGCCGCATGTTGGTCCTGACCCgacccacacccacacccacacccatacccaccaccaccaccccacCACCGAAGTCTCCCTCTCTGCAAACCCAACCACAGCGATCCCATCAAATCCCAGGTCAGACCCCGTCTGAATCCGGTTCGGACCACATTTCTCTTCGTCCTTTGGGTCATACCGGGACCAGCTCGCCGGTTTTATCGCCGGTTCCTAGTTTGGAGAAGGAGAAGCAGGTGGTGAGTCCGGCTTTATCGCCGAAACCTGGAAAGTTTGTGCCACCGCATCTCAGGCCGGGGTTTGTGGGTAAAGAGGAGCGATCTGTGCCGGAGGTGGGCCGGGGTAGGGACTCGGGCCGAAACAATTTCGGGTCTCCGGTTCAGTACGTGGAGGATGGGCGGCCCAAGTCGGGTGGTGGGTATGACAGGATCAGGAGGGAAGGTGAGTCGGATCAGGGGATGGTGAACCGGCCAAGGTCGAGTGGGAATCTGCCGAGTTCGACCGGATG